The stretch of DNA CCGGTCTCGCCTGAggggggccataaaatcccacccattgtcttagTGGTGAAGTTCAAAGGAAGAAGATTCCAAAGTTTTATAAGTGggcattctaacagggttagacagggtagattcagaaagaatgttcccgatggtgggggagtccacagaactaggggtcatagtttgaggataagggggaaaccttttgggactgaggtgaggaaaaatttcttcacccagagggtggtgaatgtgtggaattcactcccacagaaagtagttgaggccaaaactgtgTGTgattttcaaggagaaattagatatagctcttggggctaaagggatcgagggatatggcggggggggggggggggggggtggggggcggggggagggatcaggatattgaattcgatgatcaaaatgaatggcggaacaggcttgaagggctgaatggcctcctcctgcttctagtttctgtgcttTTTGGTCAGATATTTGCCTCAGGAGTTGTATTGGGAGGATCCCTTGTTTAGGAAGAGATTGGATGAGGTCCTTCAGGAGATGTTAAAATGATTCAGGGTGGGGCAGAGTTTTCGGGTTGGTTATACAAAGTTGGGTATGACTGTGGTCTTGTACGGGGTAAATTTCAGCAAGTACCTCCGCCTGGGTCAACATCCCGGGCCTCTGGGGTGGAGCTTGCACCCAACAACCTTTTTCGATTTGGTCACCAAACTGAGCCATAGaaacgttacagcacagaaaggggccattcggcccatcttgtccatgcccagCCTCTGGGCACTTTGGGTGCAATTCTTCCACTGCACAGGCtgcagtggggtggcacagtgggttagcgctgctgcctcacagcaccagggacccgggttcgattcccggcctgggtcactgtctgtgccgagtctgcacgttctcccccgtgtctgcgtgggtttcctccgggtgctccagtttcctcccacagtctgaaagacgtgttggttagggcgcattggtcgtgctaaattctccctcagtgtacccgaacaggcgccggagtgtggcgaataggggattctcacagtaacttcactgcagtgttaatggaagcctgcttgtgacactaaaagaTAAACTTTAAGGAGGTGGATCGctaccacctcaagggcaataaataccagcAGTGGCAGGGATGCCCACAGCCAATCCCGTGAataaataattgaacagaatattgtcatttcacagaatccctacagcgcagaaggaggccatttggtccatcgagtctgcaccgacaacaatcccacccaggccctatccctgtaactccacacatttaccctgcaacgccccctgacactgagaggcaatttagcacggccaatccatctaacctacacatctttcggactatgggaggaaaccggagcacctggaggaaacccacgcagacacgaggagaatgtgcaaactccaagcggggaatcgaacccggatccctggcgttgtgaggcagcagtgctaaccactgtgccacccaatcgaTTATTTTCTGGcgatttgatttttttcccccgctATCCCAGGGCGTTGACCTTTCCTCTTAACCTTTTGTTTCCATGCCAGCAGTTCCGGTTGCCGAGAAGCGCCTGATGGACGTGAAGCTGGGGGAGCTTTCCCGATGGATCACCGCACGGGATTTCACTCCCAACGGCATGCTGGCGGCTTTACGCCGAGGTAAGGGTTGTGACCTTCCCCATAGCAGGCTTTGTGTTTGAGTACCATTCCCCTGACTGGTATGTTGTTTTGACACCTCCATGTATTACAAGTGATTGAATTGGGCCCAGCTGTGTtaaaagggggggcgggggggggaggagggggcgaccGTGTGAATGGGGCAGCCAGCTGTgcttttagaccataagatataggagcacaattaggccattcggcccatcgtgcctgttccgccattcgatcatggcttttGTGTTAATTAGATACACTAAATCAACAAACTGGGGGATGAATTAAAATGCGGCTCCTTAAAGGGACATTGCAtcaaagttttatttttatttgttcttgggacatgggcgtcgctggctgggccagcatttattgcctatctctcgttgcccttggagggcagttgagagtcaaccacattgctgtggctctggagtcacatgtaggccagaccgggtaaggatagcagatttccttccctaaaggacatcagtgaaccagatgggattttccgacaatcggcaatggtttcatggttatcagtagattcttaattccagtttctttttttattgatttcaaattccaccatctgccgtggcgggatttgaacccgggtccccagaacattagctgagtttctggagtaacagtctagcgataataccactgggccatcacttcCACCTTGTTGGAGGCAGGAACAGGATGGTTCTCCAGTGAATGCGAGTGGCTGTAATTGTGCGCCCGTGTGTCAGTGGTCTGTGCTGAGAGCAGCTGTACGATGATGGATGGTATCAGTGTTCCTGTCCTCAGGGGGAACGAAAAGATACGGGAAACTTGAGGGAGAAAAATGGCAAAAGTTCCTGCCTTTTAATGTTATCCACTGACCCCCTAGTGGAAGCACCCATGTGGCTGCGGTTCAGTCCGATGCCCCTCACGGTCAAAACTCACCTATATCTCGAGAGGAGAATGGGTCACTGGAATGTGACGAGACTTTgaaggccatgccaaattgccccttagtgtccaaagatgtgcgggttaggtggattggccttgccaaattgccccttagtgtcagggggattagcagggtaaatgtgtggggttatggggatggggcctgggtgggattgttggtgcagacccgatgggccgaatggcctccttctgccctgtagggattccatgaggtGGGGATTGTAATAAGCTCATGGTGCGAGAGTTTGGTTGCTGGGTGCTGCTTTTTTTTTTTTTGCGGACTTTGGAACGCAATGATAGAACGGGTAAGAACCCCGGAATTTTTACTGATTTGAATTGTGGAAAGCTGGCCTCCACTATGGACGAATTGGTATTGACTGCGTTTTAACTTGCGCCgatgctcactgtctctcctcccctcttctctctctagGCCACAACAGGTACTACAACAAGTACATTAACGTGAGGCGAGGTGGGATTGGTGGGGTCGCTATGATGCTGGCTGGTTACGTTCTCATCAGTTACATCTGGGAATACGACCACCTGAGTAAGTGGAGCCTCctgggagaggggggcagcgttAATTCAGATTCTCGGCTGGAATGACTCACTGGGTCGTTATTAGGGCAACCAGGGGATGGGCGATTAACGCCAGTCTTGGCAGTGATGCCCTgaaaatctatttctttcttggTTGCTACCTGAGAAATATTCAGGAACTCCTTTGTCCAGAGACATTGCGCTGTGGGGGGCAGCTTCGCCACGTGGGCTCCAGTGGCTCAAGAATATTTCTCATCACCACCACCTTTAAGGAATtggcaaataaatgctggccttgccagcaatgcccacatcccgaggAACGTCACCTGGCAGAACCTCAGCATTGGATTGGGCACCGACAAGGGATcaccaccatagaatccctatggtgccaaaggaggccattcagcccatcgagactgcactgactctgacagtgtgtcttacTCGGGCCCatctcccgccctatccccataaccccacacattaaccatgGGTAATCCacaaggggtggggtggggggtggcacagcggttagcgctgctgcctcacagcgccaaggatccgggttcgattcccggcttgggtcactgtctgtgcggattctgctcgttctccctgtgtctgcgtgggtttcctccgggtgctccggtttcctcccacagtctgaaagacgtgttggttagggtgcattggccgtgctaaattctccctcagtatacccgaatggAAGCTGGTTAACACGGCTCCCTCTCGAGGGACATCTGGCCATGAATGTAATTGTGgcagaggcccccccccccctgccctccgaTCACCATCAATAAAGTATGATCTGGTTAAGATCAATGCTAttgatgggagcttgctgtgttcaGATTCACTGGTCCGTTTCCCTGCAGGCCTCATAATGAGGggtaaggagatgtacgagacaagctttttacacaaagggtggtgggtgcctggaacccgttgccggggggaggtagtggaagcggatatgatagtgagttttaaggggcgtctggacaaatacatgaataggatgggaatagagggatatggtccccggaagggtagggggttttagttcagtcgggcagcatggtcggtgcaggcttggaggggccgaaggacctgttcctgtgctgtaattttctttgttctttgattgttgCCAAACTTCCTTTGATCAGtttgtctttttctctctcttcccctctccccaccagaaCACGAGCGTTGGAGGAAGTACCACTGAGCTGCTGCTGAATTCCAGATCATTCTGCTTGCTGTGTTTATGGAATTTTTAACGAAACAAGTTGTTTGAGTTAAATCATGGAAAATAAAATTAGGACCACAGTCAATCtctaattgtgtgtgtgtttggttttTTTTGGGGTTTCTCAGTATTCGGACTGCATAtagttctcccaaaatgcatcacctcacacttttcagggttaaattccgctGTTCTGCCCGTCTATATAATCCTGTAATCTAAGACTTTCCTCCTCCACTATTTACCACACTGCCAGTTtttgcgaacttactgatcataccccctCCATTCACATGCAGATCATTAATgtgcactacaaacagcaagggacccagcaccggtccctgcagaacaccactagacacaggcttccagtcacaaaaacaaccttccaccaccaccaccctctgcctcctgccactgtgCCTATTTTGAATccagtttgctaaattgccctgggGTTCTTGCCCCCtacatcagtctcccatgtgggaccttgtcaaaaaccttacttgagaaagaatgtactggcaatggaggggggtgcagaggagattcactaggtagattccggagttgagagggtcggCTTATgaggagtagactggggctatactcattggaattccgaagaatgagcagagatcttgtagaaacatataagactatgaagggaatagataagatagaagcagggaagttgtttctgctggcgggtgaaactagaactagggggcatggcctcaaaataaggggaagcagatttaggactgagttgaggaggaactttttcacccaaagggttgtgactctggaattccctgcccagtgaagcagttgaggcttcctcattgaatgtttctaaggcaaagatagatttttgaacagtaaaggaattaagggttatggtgagtgggcgggtaagtggagctgagtccacgaaaagatcagccatgatcttattgaatggcggagcaggctcgaggggccagatggcctactcctgctcctagttcttgtgttcttatttaAGTCCCTGTCGACTACATCAGCTGCACTAccctgatagagtcatagaggtttacagcatagaaacaggctcttcggcccaacttgtccatgctgcccttttcttttccactaagctagtcccaattgccagcgtttggcccatatcggtggcgcagtggttagcgctgctgcctcacagcaccaggaaccgggttcaattcccagcttgggtcactgtgtgtagtttgcacattctccccgtgtctgcgtgggtttcctctggatgctccgatttcctcccacaatctgaaagaggtgctggttagagtACATTGACctaaaaaggcgccggagtgtggcgactaggggaatttcacagtaacttcattccagtgttaatgtaagacttgtgactaataaataaacatttactttatattcctctatacccatcttaccccctgtaactgcctaaatgctttttaaaagacaaaattgtaacctacctctcctactacctctggcagcttgttccagacactcaccaccctttgtgtagaaaacattgcccctctggacccttttgtatctctcccctctcaccttaaacctatgccctcaagttttagactctcctacctttgggaaaagatgttgactagctgatctatgcccttcattattttataggcctctataagatcacccctcggcctcctacactccagaggaaaaatgtcctcgtctatccagcctctccttataactcaatcaatcaagtcccggtagcatcctagtaaagcttttctgcactctttctggtttaataatatcctttctataatagggtgacacagtattccaagtgtggccttaccaatgtcttgtacacacctagtcacctcgTAAAATAACATTTGTAAGACATGAACTatctttgacaaaaccatgctgagtttCCTTATCTCCCCaactggagattaattctgtccctcataactcttccaatagtttccctgccAATAAAGTTAGATTCActtgcctgtaatttcctggtttttCCCTACTTCCCGCCTTGGATAATGATACTTCTTTAGCTGTCCCCCAGTCCTCgggcacctctcctgtggccagagaagtTTTGAAAATTATTGTTGGAGCCGCTGCAATCTCCCTACTTGCTTCATACACCAACCTGGGAGACATCTCacctgggcctggggatttatccacctttaggCCCGTTAAAACTGTTAATACCTCCCTCTCAATATTAAACTGAGTAAATCACAATGCTCCTCCCTATTCCTATACCCACATCATCCTTCTCCACAATGaacaccgatgcaaagtattgatTTAAAACCTTACCTGCATCTTCTGGCTCCTCAGGCAAGTTGCCacattggttggcactgctgcctcacagcaccaggaatccgggtttgattcctgcctcgggtcaaagaaccatagaaaccctacagtgcagaaagaggccatctggcccatcgagtctgcaccgaccacaatcccacccaggccctacccccatatccctacacatttacccgctaatccctctaacctatgcatctcaggacacgaaggggcaattttagcatagccaatcaacctaacccgcgcatctttggactgtgggaggaaaccgttggagcacccggaggaaacccacgcagacacgaggagaatgtgcaaactccacatagacagtgacccaagccgggaatcgaacccaggtccctggagctgtgaagcagcagtgctaaccactgtgccaccgtgtcgcccacttTATGGATCAATGGACCACTTTATGGACCACATTATGACCCACtttatgggtcactgtctgtgcgcagtctgcacgttctcctagtgtctgcatgggtttcctccgggtgctccagtttcctcccacactccaaagatgtgtgggttaggctgattggccatggaagattgccccttagtgccagggggactagcagagtagatATGAGGGTTCACAGGGgttgggtctaggtgggattgttgttggtacagacttgatgggctaaatggcctcctaatgcactgtagggattctgtggttcctaATGGattctactctttccctggtcatcctcctATCCTTAATATACTTGTAAAACACCTTTAGATTTTCCATTATTTTACCCACCAGTGTTTTTTCATGCCCactcttagaggtttacagcatggaaacaggcccttcggcccaacttgtccataccatcctttttttaacccctaagctaaccccaattgcccgcatttggcccatatccctctatacccatcgtacccatatagctgtctaactgctttttaaaagacaaaattgtacccgcctctactactacctctggcagcttgtttcagacactcaccaccctctgtgtgaaaaaattgcccctctgggcacttttgtatctctcccctctcaccttaaacctatgccctctagttttagaccccccttccccccccacctttgggaaaagatgttgactatccagctgatctatgcccctcattattttatagacctctataagatcacccctaagcttcctacgctccagggaaaagcctctccttataactcaaaccaacaagtcccggtagcatcctagtgaatcttttctgcactctttctagtttaataatatcctttctgtaatagggtgaccagaactgtgcacagtattccaagtgtggccttaccaatgtcttgtacaacttcaacaagatgtcccaactcctatattcaatgttctgaccaatgaaaccaagcatgccgaatgccttcttcaccactttatcCATACTCTTCGCTCtgctaatttattttttaattaaccCCCTGCGCTTTTATACTCTGCTAGATCCGGTGTTTTGAGTCCTCAGTATCTGCCATAAGCCTCCCTTTTTtcccttatttatttattagtgtcacaagtaggtggggtggcacagtggttagcactgctgcctcacagcgccaaggacccgggttcaattcctggcttgggtcactgtctgtgtggagtttgcatgttctccccgtgtctgcgtgggtttcctctggatgctccggttttctcccacagtcgtgctggttaggtgcattggccgtgctaaattctccctcagtgtaatgcaagtctacttgtgactgataaataaataaactttacattaacactgcaatgaagttactgtgaaaatctcctagtcgccacactttggcgcctgttcgggtaacactgagggagaatttagcacggccaatacacctaaccagcaagtctttcagactgtgggaggaaacccatgcagacatggggagaacatgcaaactccacgcagacatgcTCAAGCCAGGGaccaggtgattttcacagtagcttcattgcagtgttaatataagcttacttgtgacactaataaaaaaaattaaagtaaactttctgtggtagtgaattccacacattcaccaccctctgggtgaagaaatttctcctcacttcagtcctaaaaggtttaccccttatcctcaaactatgaccccctagttctgtggactcccccaccatcgggaacattctttctgaatctaccctgttagaaatctataagtttctatgagatcccctctcactctaaactccagtgaatataatcctaactgatttagtcgctcctcaaatgacagacctgccatcccaggaacagcctggtaaaccttcgctgcactccctctatagcaaggacatccttcctcagataaggacaccaaaagggatggcacagtggttagcactgctgcctcacagcgccagggacccgggtttcgattgctgacttgggtcactgtctgtgtggagtctgcacgctctcctcgtgtctgcgtgggtttcctccgggtgctccggtttcctcccacagtccaaagatgtgcgggttaggttgattggccatgctaacttgctccttagtgtcagggggattagaggggtaaatatgtggggagatggggatagggactggatgggattatagtcggtgcaggctcgatgggccgaatggcctccttctgcactgtagggattctatgaactgcgcactgtactccaggtatggcatTACCAACGCATTGTACAATGGCAGTAAAAAGACAAAAAGCTATCCAAAACTGTTTCGGAGccagaaattaaaataatttgatGGATTAACTATCAGAGTCCATCAAAttattcaccccccccacacacacacacacaccatttaCAATGCCTATAGTTGAGCTATTAAATTATTCACCAATAATCCCCTCTTCCCCATCCAGCTCCAGCAACCCAATTGCACTAGCAGTTCCTTGATTGGAtggccgacgacgtgctcctcatgttcacggacccggctgacctgcggaggatgcgagaatgccaggcggtgtactccgccgcgtcctccgccaggatcaactgggccaagtgctccggactcctggtcggtccgtgggagacggacccccttccggaggagctcaggcctttcacctggagcaggaccaacctcctctacctgggggtccatctctgcccagccgaggaatcctggccggcgaactggcgggagttggagcccaaagtctccgcccgcctgggtcgctggacaggactgctccgagtgctgtcctacagggcgcgagttctcgtcataaaccagctggtcgcctccatgctgtggtaccggctggtcactttggcccctccccctggctttgtcaccgatatgcagaaagccctcgtgcggtttttctgggacaaccgactgcactgggtcgctgccgaggtgctgcatctcccgattgaggagggcggacaaggtctggtgtgcctccgcacgcagctagcgaccttccgcctccagaccctgcagcgatacctttacgtcgagcctcctccacgatggcgtgcgatggcgacgtattttttccgccacttgcacggcctcaattacgacgtgcagctcctgcacatcaacctggggcgtattcccacctccctgcgggagttgcccgtcttttaccaggacctcctcacggtctggaacacggtcgcctcgcgacgcagctctcccccgtcaggagtagcggctctcgtgcgagagccgctgctcaggaatccgcacctccagccttacgacttcaggtggctggcggagaggagggccgtggacgccggggtgaccaggatcggggacgtgctggatggcggaggagagggctggatgagccccgacgtgctggctgagcgcgcgggggtgaccgtccggcgcgcggccaaagccatccaagaccttaggacggtcgtgctcggccccgagtgcgcacgcggtctagaggcggcgcaggcgtgcggtgggatcccgcccgagcgttcccctgctcggacggaatttcacattggcccgaagcctagacctccccccccgggtcaggtgccccactgcgtgtgccgcctcgcggaaatgccctccgtgcccttttccaccgcgcggaggcgtttcctgtacggcctgctgctgcacaccttccactaccgcgtcctcgcctgtcgcccggatacaccttggcgggccttgttgccgccgggcggcggaggtccccagtggaggtccctctacggagggatctcccccaattatctcggggacctggggtggagggtgctgcacgcagcagtgccgtgcaaccgtaggtttttccggtacacgggctcccgagactgccctttctgtggcctcgtggagtccgtggaccatgtctacgttctgtgttttaggctgcacaccctttttggtttcctcaaacaccttttactgatgttttgtttgcacttcagtcccacgctcctgatctacgggcacctggtgcggagaggggcgggtcgggatgccgacctcctcgtgaacctgctcctgggcctggtgagacgcgccatcaataggtccaggcagcgggcgatcgacggggccgtccatcccgactgtctgcccctctaccgcggctacattcgccgccaggtgtctctggagagggagcatgcggtgtccacgggcgcggttgacgccttccgcgaccgctgggcgccgcaggggctggggtgtattatcgaccccgataatcaccttttggtttgacgttttaagtttcctttcgactttgattttggttcgggctgttccccccttccttttggggagccgccccttttactttgtccctaagttaatttgagttcgtttacttgattggtgccgaaagagcTACTTGATTGGATGGTCTGAAGTGCCTGGCACCTGATTGGGTTGTTGCTTCAGAGGGTGGGCAATGGGGAGTAAGCGCTCTGATTGGACCACCTTAAGTGTCAGTCATGGGTCAGCTGATGAGCGTTCAGTTGATAAGAGGGGCTGTGCTTGGAGCAATTGCTTGACATGTCTGGTTAGGAAGCTGGTTGCAATTTGCTAccaaagagaaagagaggaaccACAAGCAGCAGACAATGAAAACTGTGAGTATGAAACTAGCACTGACTTGTAGTTTGAGTTGGCATTGTCTCAAATAGATGTTAGTGGAGCTGATTTAAAACTGATTGTGTGTCTCTCTTATCAGGGCCTTTGGATGGAGATTTCAGTGTTTTGCTTTGTTTAATAGCTACCCCCCTGTACAAAATATAGTCAATATTAAGCAGATTTTCTttaaaaggaatttttaaaacttatttttcTAATCCACCCTTAACAAAGCCAATGTTCAGTGGATTAGTCAAGTCCGAATGCATTCATTGCTTGTACcagaaaacaaatttaaatggcaTCTAATTCATGCTTTCCCCCTAGCCAATGAGGAAGGCTGGCAAGATAAGGCATTACaccccccatcttgggcttgatcttggTCAATAGGCTGAGCAGTAATCACAGAATTCCACCAATGACAAATGATTAGTAG from Mustelus asterias unplaced genomic scaffold, sMusAst1.hap1.1 HAP1_SCAFFOLD_1586, whole genome shotgun sequence encodes:
- the LOC144488459 gene encoding ATP synthase F(0) complex subunit f, mitochondrial-like, which translates into the protein MPAVPVAEKRLMDVKLGELSRWITARDFTPNGMLAALRRGHNRYYNKYINVRRGGIGGVAMMLAGYVLISYIWEYDHLKHERWRKYH